One genomic segment of Ctenopharyngodon idella isolate HZGC_01 chromosome 7, HZGC01, whole genome shotgun sequence includes these proteins:
- the uacab gene encoding uveal autoantigen with coiled-coil domains and ankyrin repeats protein isoform X1, whose protein sequence is MKSLKYRLKKHEVTITNTDWNKYDDRLMKAVERREVDKVAAVLGKKGIIPTKLDVEGRSAFHLAASRGHLDCLNLILNHGVDITATDATGKNALHLAARNAQSLCVQKLLQHNCPVGNVDLQGRTALHDAVMAGCSSSVKLLCDSGASVNASDFDGRTPLVLATQMCHPHICQLLLERGSDITVRDKQNKTALILGCEYACKDAVDVLLKHGADVTAVDGFGHDSYHYARLSKNQELVSLVKSYLDSATKAKEAAKMEQKKRQLQSVEMASETSNHEKIIQDLEKKNESQQESLKKFHQEQRTLLDKVNMLQQQLSQEKSTVEDIHKEREQLKLLLSAKEKDEGVRAIETVRVQQRSHLEDYPGQSVIKGKDNVLVRQSHSLDSAQILQPTGPSRSVSRPLELSRPVTGVPETLRQELECVRRQQEAAQEEVGHLKKALASKSQECEELTKKCETIKRESDQQVRELEEAMGDVQKRMMESESKVKQLQAHVVAVKDHLNNQVVDDLKTQLNDMKAKYEGASAEVGRVRNHLKQSEKALEEYKKSEGLLAVEVERLTAELSAMQEDHKDMEEMLLNMEGQVKTAEVRLTSMVPGEKFDNMKNLLTNAVDEKELQLAELREDYDRVLEEVAELHRAMDDRQTVPLQEHERVRAALEEQTSNLKKKLADVTAKCQSLICEVEEGEDERELLREELQELSNNLKTKFVSLENHEEVKRSMGLAVEELRVRLAEETEKRKHAEEQIQRLQEEKISLCENVTNLKSTYIPCERYESEMSALTERNTEMEGDLNSLRDKYQEKVNELEILAAEKATLKKSFDTEFVTKKEYERVRMELDEALEKAKIEIAKLEDDCRVRDEELQKAKEGNAMLKEEFKNVQAKLANDYISLVEHEVFKSTMSKALSEAEGRARDANSKYQCAQESASKLHEEIEAQKKELDTIQEALQLKFVPLTAMEEKEIYFNTTLKDLADKLAEVKEIYNIEKTKGESQRLENEKLKEDMASLQQKLQTGLVSSEKYKEVEDRCKGQVEELSLKLVELEQQYKEVTIQRAELEEQNAFCNSEIQSLQKKLNSEYIHLEQFEAMQSSLSGSLQEAQKECKCLHEAHKLEVQRVQELEKQLQSQSCDETQHSQVKEALEREVNELRLALREEEETSAQRAEDVATLQTELLRATHALDDLRSYEEQVNELRSEKHKLEEKVRELGDRLSGLDEQYEDLHRETTQAREGEKRARAETEALQIKSASIEKEIRDLKERYEESLSTIGELQKRIQASSEQTELKDKRITELLADVERLKQALNGLSQLAYAGNTPNKRQTQHIDTLQAQVKSLQQQLADAERQHREVVSIYRTHLLSAAQGHMDEDVQAALLQIIRMRQGFVC, encoded by the exons GTTCCATCTGGCTGCCTCTAGGGGACATCTCGACTGCCTGAATCTCATTCTTAATCATGGTGTGGATATCACAGCCACGGATGCCACAG GAAAAAATGCCTTACACCTGGCAGCCAGAAATGCCCAGTCACTGTGCGTACAGAAACTACTCCAG CACAATTGCCCAGTGGGAAATGTGGACCTGCAGGGAAGAACAGCCTTGCATGATGCTG tTATGGCCGGCTGCTCCTCCAGCGTGAAGCTGCTCTGTGACAGCGGGGCATCAGTTAATGCCAGCGACTTT GATGGTCGGACCCCATTGGTGCTTGCCACTCAAATGTGTCATCCACACATCTGTCAGCTGCTGTTGGAaagaggaagtgacatcacaGTCAGAGACAAACAGAATAA AACAGCGTTGATTTTGGGCTGTGAATACGCGTGTAAGGATGCTGTGGACGTTTTGTTGAAACATGGCGCTGACGTCACTGCTGTGGATGGTTTTGGACATGACAGTTATCACTATGCACGACTCAGCAAAAACCAGGAGCTTGTCTCTCTTGTCAAGAGTTACCTGGACAGTGCCACAAAAG CAAAAGAAGCTGCCAAGATGGAACAGAAAAAGAGACAG TTGCAGTCTGTGGAGATGGCCTCTGAAACCTCTAACCATGAAAAGATCATACAG GACCTGGAGAAAAAGAATGAGAGCCAACAGGAGTCTCTAAAGAAGTTCCACCAGGAACAGAGGACGCTGCTTGATAAAGTTAACATGCTTCAGCAGCAACTCAGCCAG GAAAAGTCAACAGTGGAGGACATTCACAAGGAG AGAGAACAGCTGAAGCTTTTACTTTCTGCCAAAGAGAAGGACGAAGGAGTCCGGGCCATAGAGACTGTGAGAGTCCAGCAGCGGAGCCATTTG gaAGATTACCCTGGCCAGTCTGTGATCAAAG GAAAAGACAATGTACTAGTTCGACAGTCACACAGCTTGGACTCTGCTCAG ATCTTGCAGCCTACAGGACCATCTCGATCTGTGTCTCGACCCTTGGAGCTGTCTCGGCCGGTGACTGGTGTTCCTGAGACACTTCGTCAAGAGCTTGAATGTGTCCGCAGACAGCAAGAGGCTGCACAAGAGGAGGTGGGCCACCTCAAAAAGGCTCTAGCAAGCAAGTCCCAGGAGTGCGAGGAGCTGACCAAGAAGTGTGAGACCATCAAACGCGAGTCAGACCAGCAGGTACGTGAGCTGGAGGAAGCCATGGGAGATGTGCAGAAGCGAATGATGGAGTCTGAGTCAAAGGTGAAACAACTTCAGGCTCATGTGGTGGCGGTAAAGGACCATCTCAATAACCAAGTTGTTGATGACCTTAAAACACAGCTGAATGATATGAAGGCAAAGTATGAGGGAGCTTCTGCTGAAGTTGGACGGGTCAGGAACCATTTGAAACAGAGTGAGAAAGCATTGGAGGAGTATAAAAAAAGTGAAGGACTTCTGGCTGTGGAGGTTGAGAGGCTTACTGCAGAGCTGAGCGCAATGCAAGAGGACCATAAAGACATGGAAGAAATGCTCTTAAACATGGAAGGTCAAGTGAAGACTGCAGAGGTCAGGTTGACGTCAATGGTTCCAGGAGAAAAGTTTGACAACATGAAGAACCTTCTCACCAATGCTGTGGATGAGAAGGAGCTACAGTTGGCTGAGTTAAGGGAAGATTATGACCGTGTGCTGGAGGAAGTGGCAGAGCTCCACCGTGCGATGGACGACCGACAAACTGTCCCCCTGCAAGAGCACGAACGAGTCCGGGCTGCTCTGGAGGAGCAAACCTCAAACCTGAAGAAGAAACTTGCTGATGTCACTGCAAAGTGTCAGTCATTAATATGTGAAGTGGAGGAGGGTGAGGATGAGAGAGAACTGCTCAGAGAGGAGCTGCAGGAACTCAGCAACAATCTGAAAACCAAGTTTGTGAGTTTAGAAAACCACGAGGAGGTGAAGAGGTCTATGGGACTTGCTGTGGAGGAGTTGAGGGTTAGGTTGGCAGAGGAGACGGAGAAGAGAAAACATGCTGAGGAGCAGATACAGAGGCTGCAGGAGGAGAAGATCTCTCTCTGTGAGAACGTTACCAACCTGAAGAGCACATACATCCCCTGTGAACGTTATGAGAGTGAGATGTCTGCACTCACAGAACGCAACACAGAAATGGAAGGAGATCTTAACAGCCTTCGGGATAAATACCAGGAGAAAGTCAATGAACTTGAAATTTTGGCAGCTGAAAAAGCAACACTGAAGAAGAGCTTTGACACTGAGTTTGTCACAAAGAAGGAGTATGAGAGAGTGCGGATGGAGTTAGATGAGGCTTTGGAGAAAGCGAAGATTGAAATCGCAAAGTTGGAGGATGATTGTAGAGTTCGGGACGAGGAGTTACAGAAGGCGAAAGAAGGAAATGCTATGTTGAAAGAAGAGTTTAAGAATGTGCAGGCCAAGTTAGCAAATGATTATATCAGCCTTGTGGAACATGAGGTATTCAAAAGTACAATGAGCAAAGCTTTATCAGAAGCAGAGGGACGAGCTAGAGATGCCAACTCAAAGTACCAGTGTGCTCAAGAGAGTGCGTCAAAGCTACACGAGGAAATCGAAGCACAGAAGAAAGAGTTGGATACTATTCAAGAGGCATTGCAGTTGAAGTTTGTGCCATTGACTGCTATGGAGGAAAAAGAGATTTATTTCAACACCACTTTGAAGGACTTGGCAGATAAACTTGCTGAAGTGAAGGAGATCTACAATATTGAAAAGACCAAAGGGGAAAGCCAAAGACTAGAGAATGAAAAATTGAAAGAAGACATGGCGTCTCTGCAGCAGAAACTTCAGACGGGGCTTGTGTCCAGCGAGAAGTACAAAGAAGTGGAGGACCGCTGCAAGGGCCAGGTGGAGGAGCTGAGTCTGAAGTTGGTGGAGCTAGAGCAGCAATATAAAGAGGTTACGATCCAGCGGGCCGAACTAGAGGAGCAAAACGCATTCTGCAACTCTGAGATCCAGAGTCTCCAGAAGAAACTGAACAGTGAGTATATCCATCTAGAGCAGTTTGAGGCCATGCAGAGCTCTCTGAGTGGGAGCCTGCAGGAAGCGCAGAAGGAGTGCAAGTGCTTACATGAAGCTCATAAACTGGAAGTCCAGCGTGTTCAAGAACTAGAAAAACAACTCCAGAGTCAGAGCTGTGATGAGACCCAGCATAGCCAAGTTAAAGAGGCTCTGGAACGTGAGGTCAACGAGCTTCGCTTGGCACTGCGGGAGGAGGAAGAAACCAGCGCGCAGAGGGCTGAGGACGTAGCCACTCTGCAGACTGAGCTCCTCAGAGCCACTCACGCTCTCGATGACCTCCGCAGCTATGAAGAACAGGTGAATGAGCTCAGATCTGAAAAGCACAAGCTGGAGGAGAAGGTGCGTGAACTTGGCGATCGGCTGTCAGGACTGGATGAGCAATATGAGGATCTGCACAGGGAAACAACCCAGGCCAGGGAGGGTGAAAAGAGGGCTAGAGCAGAAACTGAGGCCCTGCAGATAAAGAGCGCCTCCATTGAGAAGGAGATCAGAGATCTGAAAGAGAGATATGAGGAATCACTCAGCACCATTGGAGAACTACAGAAGAGGATTCAAGCATCCTCAGAGCAGACTGAGCTTAAAGACAAAAGG ATCACAGAACTGTTGGCAGATGTTGAAAGGCTGAAACAGGCTCTGAATGGCTTATCCCAGCTGGCTTATGCTGGCAACACGCCCAACAAGAGACAGACTCAACACATTGACACACTCCAAGCCCAGGTCAAGAGCCTTCAGCAGCAGCTGGCT GATGCTGAGAGGCAACACAGAGAAGTAGTTTCAATTTATCGAACTCATCTTCTCAGTGCAGCGCAG
- the uacab gene encoding uveal autoantigen with coiled-coil domains and ankyrin repeats protein isoform X2 produces the protein MNRWLKCTSMYFNTDWNKYDDRLMKAVERREVDKVAAVLGKKGIIPTKLDVEGRSAFHLAASRGHLDCLNLILNHGVDITATDATGKNALHLAARNAQSLCVQKLLQHNCPVGNVDLQGRTALHDAVMAGCSSSVKLLCDSGASVNASDFDGRTPLVLATQMCHPHICQLLLERGSDITVRDKQNKTALILGCEYACKDAVDVLLKHGADVTAVDGFGHDSYHYARLSKNQELVSLVKSYLDSATKAKEAAKMEQKKRQLQSVEMASETSNHEKIIQDLEKKNESQQESLKKFHQEQRTLLDKVNMLQQQLSQEKSTVEDIHKEREQLKLLLSAKEKDEGVRAIETVRVQQRSHLEDYPGQSVIKGKDNVLVRQSHSLDSAQILQPTGPSRSVSRPLELSRPVTGVPETLRQELECVRRQQEAAQEEVGHLKKALASKSQECEELTKKCETIKRESDQQVRELEEAMGDVQKRMMESESKVKQLQAHVVAVKDHLNNQVVDDLKTQLNDMKAKYEGASAEVGRVRNHLKQSEKALEEYKKSEGLLAVEVERLTAELSAMQEDHKDMEEMLLNMEGQVKTAEVRLTSMVPGEKFDNMKNLLTNAVDEKELQLAELREDYDRVLEEVAELHRAMDDRQTVPLQEHERVRAALEEQTSNLKKKLADVTAKCQSLICEVEEGEDERELLREELQELSNNLKTKFVSLENHEEVKRSMGLAVEELRVRLAEETEKRKHAEEQIQRLQEEKISLCENVTNLKSTYIPCERYESEMSALTERNTEMEGDLNSLRDKYQEKVNELEILAAEKATLKKSFDTEFVTKKEYERVRMELDEALEKAKIEIAKLEDDCRVRDEELQKAKEGNAMLKEEFKNVQAKLANDYISLVEHEVFKSTMSKALSEAEGRARDANSKYQCAQESASKLHEEIEAQKKELDTIQEALQLKFVPLTAMEEKEIYFNTTLKDLADKLAEVKEIYNIEKTKGESQRLENEKLKEDMASLQQKLQTGLVSSEKYKEVEDRCKGQVEELSLKLVELEQQYKEVTIQRAELEEQNAFCNSEIQSLQKKLNSEYIHLEQFEAMQSSLSGSLQEAQKECKCLHEAHKLEVQRVQELEKQLQSQSCDETQHSQVKEALEREVNELRLALREEEETSAQRAEDVATLQTELLRATHALDDLRSYEEQVNELRSEKHKLEEKVRELGDRLSGLDEQYEDLHRETTQAREGEKRARAETEALQIKSASIEKEIRDLKERYEESLSTIGELQKRIQASSEQTELKDKRITELLADVERLKQALNGLSQLAYAGNTPNKRQTQHIDTLQAQVKSLQQQLADAERQHREVVSIYRTHLLSAAQGHMDEDVQAALLQIIRMRQGFVC, from the exons GTTCCATCTGGCTGCCTCTAGGGGACATCTCGACTGCCTGAATCTCATTCTTAATCATGGTGTGGATATCACAGCCACGGATGCCACAG GAAAAAATGCCTTACACCTGGCAGCCAGAAATGCCCAGTCACTGTGCGTACAGAAACTACTCCAG CACAATTGCCCAGTGGGAAATGTGGACCTGCAGGGAAGAACAGCCTTGCATGATGCTG tTATGGCCGGCTGCTCCTCCAGCGTGAAGCTGCTCTGTGACAGCGGGGCATCAGTTAATGCCAGCGACTTT GATGGTCGGACCCCATTGGTGCTTGCCACTCAAATGTGTCATCCACACATCTGTCAGCTGCTGTTGGAaagaggaagtgacatcacaGTCAGAGACAAACAGAATAA AACAGCGTTGATTTTGGGCTGTGAATACGCGTGTAAGGATGCTGTGGACGTTTTGTTGAAACATGGCGCTGACGTCACTGCTGTGGATGGTTTTGGACATGACAGTTATCACTATGCACGACTCAGCAAAAACCAGGAGCTTGTCTCTCTTGTCAAGAGTTACCTGGACAGTGCCACAAAAG CAAAAGAAGCTGCCAAGATGGAACAGAAAAAGAGACAG TTGCAGTCTGTGGAGATGGCCTCTGAAACCTCTAACCATGAAAAGATCATACAG GACCTGGAGAAAAAGAATGAGAGCCAACAGGAGTCTCTAAAGAAGTTCCACCAGGAACAGAGGACGCTGCTTGATAAAGTTAACATGCTTCAGCAGCAACTCAGCCAG GAAAAGTCAACAGTGGAGGACATTCACAAGGAG AGAGAACAGCTGAAGCTTTTACTTTCTGCCAAAGAGAAGGACGAAGGAGTCCGGGCCATAGAGACTGTGAGAGTCCAGCAGCGGAGCCATTTG gaAGATTACCCTGGCCAGTCTGTGATCAAAG GAAAAGACAATGTACTAGTTCGACAGTCACACAGCTTGGACTCTGCTCAG ATCTTGCAGCCTACAGGACCATCTCGATCTGTGTCTCGACCCTTGGAGCTGTCTCGGCCGGTGACTGGTGTTCCTGAGACACTTCGTCAAGAGCTTGAATGTGTCCGCAGACAGCAAGAGGCTGCACAAGAGGAGGTGGGCCACCTCAAAAAGGCTCTAGCAAGCAAGTCCCAGGAGTGCGAGGAGCTGACCAAGAAGTGTGAGACCATCAAACGCGAGTCAGACCAGCAGGTACGTGAGCTGGAGGAAGCCATGGGAGATGTGCAGAAGCGAATGATGGAGTCTGAGTCAAAGGTGAAACAACTTCAGGCTCATGTGGTGGCGGTAAAGGACCATCTCAATAACCAAGTTGTTGATGACCTTAAAACACAGCTGAATGATATGAAGGCAAAGTATGAGGGAGCTTCTGCTGAAGTTGGACGGGTCAGGAACCATTTGAAACAGAGTGAGAAAGCATTGGAGGAGTATAAAAAAAGTGAAGGACTTCTGGCTGTGGAGGTTGAGAGGCTTACTGCAGAGCTGAGCGCAATGCAAGAGGACCATAAAGACATGGAAGAAATGCTCTTAAACATGGAAGGTCAAGTGAAGACTGCAGAGGTCAGGTTGACGTCAATGGTTCCAGGAGAAAAGTTTGACAACATGAAGAACCTTCTCACCAATGCTGTGGATGAGAAGGAGCTACAGTTGGCTGAGTTAAGGGAAGATTATGACCGTGTGCTGGAGGAAGTGGCAGAGCTCCACCGTGCGATGGACGACCGACAAACTGTCCCCCTGCAAGAGCACGAACGAGTCCGGGCTGCTCTGGAGGAGCAAACCTCAAACCTGAAGAAGAAACTTGCTGATGTCACTGCAAAGTGTCAGTCATTAATATGTGAAGTGGAGGAGGGTGAGGATGAGAGAGAACTGCTCAGAGAGGAGCTGCAGGAACTCAGCAACAATCTGAAAACCAAGTTTGTGAGTTTAGAAAACCACGAGGAGGTGAAGAGGTCTATGGGACTTGCTGTGGAGGAGTTGAGGGTTAGGTTGGCAGAGGAGACGGAGAAGAGAAAACATGCTGAGGAGCAGATACAGAGGCTGCAGGAGGAGAAGATCTCTCTCTGTGAGAACGTTACCAACCTGAAGAGCACATACATCCCCTGTGAACGTTATGAGAGTGAGATGTCTGCACTCACAGAACGCAACACAGAAATGGAAGGAGATCTTAACAGCCTTCGGGATAAATACCAGGAGAAAGTCAATGAACTTGAAATTTTGGCAGCTGAAAAAGCAACACTGAAGAAGAGCTTTGACACTGAGTTTGTCACAAAGAAGGAGTATGAGAGAGTGCGGATGGAGTTAGATGAGGCTTTGGAGAAAGCGAAGATTGAAATCGCAAAGTTGGAGGATGATTGTAGAGTTCGGGACGAGGAGTTACAGAAGGCGAAAGAAGGAAATGCTATGTTGAAAGAAGAGTTTAAGAATGTGCAGGCCAAGTTAGCAAATGATTATATCAGCCTTGTGGAACATGAGGTATTCAAAAGTACAATGAGCAAAGCTTTATCAGAAGCAGAGGGACGAGCTAGAGATGCCAACTCAAAGTACCAGTGTGCTCAAGAGAGTGCGTCAAAGCTACACGAGGAAATCGAAGCACAGAAGAAAGAGTTGGATACTATTCAAGAGGCATTGCAGTTGAAGTTTGTGCCATTGACTGCTATGGAGGAAAAAGAGATTTATTTCAACACCACTTTGAAGGACTTGGCAGATAAACTTGCTGAAGTGAAGGAGATCTACAATATTGAAAAGACCAAAGGGGAAAGCCAAAGACTAGAGAATGAAAAATTGAAAGAAGACATGGCGTCTCTGCAGCAGAAACTTCAGACGGGGCTTGTGTCCAGCGAGAAGTACAAAGAAGTGGAGGACCGCTGCAAGGGCCAGGTGGAGGAGCTGAGTCTGAAGTTGGTGGAGCTAGAGCAGCAATATAAAGAGGTTACGATCCAGCGGGCCGAACTAGAGGAGCAAAACGCATTCTGCAACTCTGAGATCCAGAGTCTCCAGAAGAAACTGAACAGTGAGTATATCCATCTAGAGCAGTTTGAGGCCATGCAGAGCTCTCTGAGTGGGAGCCTGCAGGAAGCGCAGAAGGAGTGCAAGTGCTTACATGAAGCTCATAAACTGGAAGTCCAGCGTGTTCAAGAACTAGAAAAACAACTCCAGAGTCAGAGCTGTGATGAGACCCAGCATAGCCAAGTTAAAGAGGCTCTGGAACGTGAGGTCAACGAGCTTCGCTTGGCACTGCGGGAGGAGGAAGAAACCAGCGCGCAGAGGGCTGAGGACGTAGCCACTCTGCAGACTGAGCTCCTCAGAGCCACTCACGCTCTCGATGACCTCCGCAGCTATGAAGAACAGGTGAATGAGCTCAGATCTGAAAAGCACAAGCTGGAGGAGAAGGTGCGTGAACTTGGCGATCGGCTGTCAGGACTGGATGAGCAATATGAGGATCTGCACAGGGAAACAACCCAGGCCAGGGAGGGTGAAAAGAGGGCTAGAGCAGAAACTGAGGCCCTGCAGATAAAGAGCGCCTCCATTGAGAAGGAGATCAGAGATCTGAAAGAGAGATATGAGGAATCACTCAGCACCATTGGAGAACTACAGAAGAGGATTCAAGCATCCTCAGAGCAGACTGAGCTTAAAGACAAAAGG ATCACAGAACTGTTGGCAGATGTTGAAAGGCTGAAACAGGCTCTGAATGGCTTATCCCAGCTGGCTTATGCTGGCAACACGCCCAACAAGAGACAGACTCAACACATTGACACACTCCAAGCCCAGGTCAAGAGCCTTCAGCAGCAGCTGGCT GATGCTGAGAGGCAACACAGAGAAGTAGTTTCAATTTATCGAACTCATCTTCTCAGTGCAGCGCAG